GCTGTGGTAGCGCGGCTTGGGCCGGATGCGGCGCACGGGCCAGAGGACCCGGTGCTACTGCAGACCCAGGTGCAAGAGAGCTTCGGCTCGCTGCGGCGCTGCTACGCGCAAAGTGCAGGGCCACACCCTCGCCAGGCCGCCTTCCAGGGTCTTTTTCTGCTCTATAACCTAGGTGAGTTCGGTCCTGGCGGCGGGCCAGAGTGTGGGGCCAGAGAGCCCTCCAAGGGGAAAGTGGAGGTAGGAAAAGGAAGCAAGTTTAACATCTCACCATTAGCTCACTTCCAGGATAGTCAGTGCACAGGGCTGGAACTTGGGGCCATGGCTGGGTCTCAGCTTTCTCAGTAAAAAAGTGAAGGAGGTGGGGTTGAGATGGAGAGCAGGCCTAGAGagtgattttcaaacttttaaaaacccATATTCTCCAGAGTTGCAAAGCAACCAAGAACACATCTGCCCAGGAATGTCTTTAGACAGGTTTCAAGattttagatactttttttttttttgttgagacagagttctagcctatgccctgagcagagggcaatggcatcgtagctcactgcaacctcagactcgggctgtgggcatcctgctgcctcagcctcgaagccgctgggattacaggcgctcgccgcggcgcccggctgggtttttccattttttttccatgagtcggggtctcactctcgctcagacaagcctcgaactcctgagctcaagcaatcctccctcctcagcctcccacagtgctgggattacaggcgtgagccaccgcgcccggctttAGATACTTCTTTAAGTGTGATGCGTTCTAATGAACTCAATTCTGGCCtggcacacatctgtaatcccaggactttggaaagctgaggcaggaggatcgcttaaggtcaggagtttgagaccagcccgggcaATGTAGTGAAACCCCCTCTCTgcagaaaatttagctgggtgtagtggtgtgcacttgtagtcccagctcatccagaagctaaggcaggagaattgcttgagcccaggagcttgaggctgccaTGAACTATGACcatgcctctgcactccagcctgggtaacagcaagactctgtctcttaaaacacacacacgcacacacattctATCTAATTGTAATAAAGCCCTGTTTATTTCACAACCCACTAGCGGGAAAGAAGCACAGTTTACAAGAGGGCCATGGTTCCTGTATCTGTGATTCTCCCAGAAGGGGAGCTGGGAGGGCCTCCTCCAAGAAATGGCCTTCCCAGGCGGTCAGTGGAAGGTGTGGAAGAGCCAGCTTCCAAAGCTCTGGGTACAAGGCAACCAGGGTAGTAAGGAATCCAAGTCAAAAAACTTGGATTTGGGTCAGGCTGTACTACATAAGAACTCTGGAACAGTGGCCAGGCACgtctggctcctgcctgtaatcccaccactcccAGGAAGGTCCGCCCCCTGCCGGTAGCTGCAAGGGGACAATTTCAGGCAAGTCGTTAAATTATCTGGACCGGTTTCCTCCATCTGTAAGCTCTACTCACTTCTTCAGTATTGTAAGGATCCAGACTGGAGGAGGAGGTTGAGAACCTATGACTCATGGTTCAGGGAAGGGGGCCAATGGCTGGATCTTctcagagggaggagagagggaaggtgggctAGGCTTAAAGAAGGGGCGTGGTCGAAGAGGGGCTGAGGCGGGTACTACCGCAACAGGAGATGGGCAGGACCCAGGTCTAGCTCGAGCTAGGGAGGGGCCAGAGGAGGTAGGCGTGGCTGAATCCAAAACAGTTGGAGGGGAGATGCGCCTGATCCAAAGAGGACCAGACGTCCGCATCCCTGGTTTCTGCCCTCCCAGGTTCGGTGGAAGCCCTGCACGAGGTTCTGCAGCTGCCTGCTCCCCTGCGCACCTCCCCGCCCCTGCACACGGCCCTGGCCGTTGATGCTGCCTTCCGTGAAGGCAATGCTGCTCGGCTTTTCCGCCTGCTTCGGACCCTGCCCTACCTGCCAAGCTGCGCTGTGCAGTGCCACGTGGGCCATGCCCGCCGCAGAGCCCTGGCCCGCCTAGCTTGTGCTCTGGGCACTCCCAAGGGCCAGGCCTTGCCTCTGGGCTTCATGGTTCACCTGCTGGCTCTGGATGGACCCAGCGAAGCACGGGACCTTTGCCAGGGCCATGGACTGCCTTTGGACGGGGAGGAAAGAGTGGTGTTCCTGAGAGGTCGCTATACTGAGGAAGGGCCGCCCCCTGCCGGTAGCTGCAATGTGTTGGTGGGGAGCAAACTTCGAGGGCGCACCCTGGAGGAGGTGGTCATGgtagaggaggaagatgaaggggTGGACAGGCCCAGTTCCCCAGACTGAGGAAGAAGTGTGCAATCTCCCAGAGCCAAGGCCTGGATCAGAGCACTTAGGTTTCTTTTCCCATGATTCTCAGACAATAAAAGAAACTTGTTTGTGTAGAGACCAATCTCTAAACTTTTATTTGTTTGGGGGAACCCAGGGGTTGTTGAGACATGCTAAGAGCATGAAAGAAGAGGAATGCAGACTGGGCAAGGCTCTCTCCACGCAGGGCCTCAGTTTACCCACTGATCCCTAAGAGGTAACCTTGGTGATGTCTTGAGTTGGTATATAAGGTTGGCATGCATGCCATCTTCACACACCCAGGAGTAGTTGGTGGTTTTGCCATCCCTATCTCCTGCTGTCCACCCTCTGCCAACTAAACGCCAGAATGAGGGAGATTTTCACTGGGGCTTGCCACTCTCCTTGGGTGTCTGCAACTGTTGGGACTTTAAGCTGTTGCTTGAGAAGGTCTTGTGGTTATGCCCTCTCCCAGCATCAGGAAAGACTGGAACACACTCCAGGAAAATGGGCGGGAGGGGGTTAGGATGAAGGGAGAGCTGAAGAAAGATGACTGGGATTAGAGGTCAGCCACAGGCCTCAGAGTGGCTGCTGCACCCTCCAGGGCCATCACCACAATGCTGAGCTGCCTCTGCACCTCAGCCCAAGCTTCAGATCCAGGGCTTGTGTTACTGGCTCTGGAGCAGGCATTGGCCAGGCCTGGGAATGTGGCTGTGGAGCTCGTGCGAGGTGCCCAGAGTACATGGCTAACAGGAAAAATGGGGCAGGCTCAGGGTCAGTCAGGAGCCAGGAAAGAGGAGCCTCAGGCTGGAACTCACCCTGTAGTTCACTCACTCCTGTACCCAGCTAGGCACAAAAGCACCCCCCACACCTGTCCCTTATAGCAGTGATGGTGGAAGATGTAGGTTCTAGTCCCACCTCCCAGGGTGACTCTCAACCAGTTTGCCTTGCCTCCCTGAGCCTCACATTTCCCAAGTGTCTCCTGGGGCTGGGTTGTTCTCTAAAGGTCAGAGAAACtgacattcttcttccccagaTGGTTGGCCATGGCCCAGCCCCACCACGAGGCCCTTCCCAGGACCTTTGGGACAGGCTCACCTGTAGTAGCGTTCCTCTGGGAAGGCTCTGGGGTTCAGGAAGGCCCGTTCCAAGAGCATCAGCTGGTCGTTGAGCATCCGGACCTGCAGGGGGCTGGTGGACACAGGACCTGCTGGTCACACTGAAGCCAGCAGCCTAGCTGCCAACCTGGTATCCCACCCTGGAAACTGCCCTTCTACACAGCTGCCCTCAGCCCTTGCTCACTCAGGGGTGCCCTTCTGCAGTGCTGCTATGTGTTGGTCCAAGGATGCAGCTGCTGCCTCAAACTTCTCCACTGCAGCCACCAGAGGCCCTGTGAGAAATAAACAGTGGCTTAGAACTGGGGGTGCAGGACACCCCATGCCTCACTGTCAGGGGTGTCCATACCCAAGCTGATGTTGTTCTGTTCCAGCAGGGTCCCAAGTTCCTGCTGGGCAGCTTGCAGGAAGTTACGGAGAGTGTCGCTGTAGTCACTGACATTGAGGGGCAGAAAGAAGCTGTCGCTGAGCCGGAGAAGCACACTCCCAGCTGTCCGGGCTACAGCCTGGTGGCTGCTGAAGCCTGCAGGGAAGGTGACAAAATCAGGGCTCAATCTTCAGCCCATGCTCCACAGGTTTGAGGATGCCCTTTTCCCCCTCCTCACCAGGGTCCACAAACTTGTCCACATAACCAAAGGTGTCGAAGGCTGTGTGGTAGGTGGGGTAAATCCGGGCTGAAGTCTTGCTCTGGGGGAACAAGGTCCAGAAGTAACAGACTTATAATGGGAGTGGGAGGTGTAGTCTAGTGAGCTGCAGTATGTGGGGATTATCTccattgatttgttttatttacttatttatttgtttgagacagtgtttcaccgtcactcaggctggagtgcagtgctgtcatcatagctcactgtaacttccaactcctgggcccaagtgattctcctgctgggactacaggtgcgtgccaccacacccagctaatttttttgtagagattgggtatcactgtgttgtccaggctggtcttgaatgctccatctccgcctcccaaagtgctgggattacaggtgtgggtgAGAATATGGGTACTTGAGGGAAGGGTCATaccttgatgtgcttgcattgctagaaataatgatttaacaaacttaaaagcagtattcaattgtttattataagtaggttagaaattgaattaagaaaatgattgcaggtggtgcctgtggctctaaaggagtagggtgccggccccatatgccagaggtggcaggttcaaacccagccctggccaaaaactgcaaaaaaaaaaaaaaaagaaagaaaaagaaaatgattgcagatgatgggcaaaggGTACAGACAGGAGAGAAATGGATCAGAGAAAAGCATGGACGCATTCAGATTACAGGATCCGTACTGAGAAACCTATAATTTGTTGCAAAATGCACAGCCTGAAAGCCTGGCCCTTTAAGACAAGAAGACTGTCTTGCTGAGGCTTCACCCCTACCCCAGTACAACTCAGTCCCAAGGTCTTTGGGCACCTGAAGGCCAGGCCTCCACAAGTGGGGCTGCTCTCTTGGAGGGAGTGAGCACAAGGGGTTAGGAAGATTTATGAGAGAAGGTGTATCTCAACTTgctggaaacaacacaaatgctTCTAtctcaaaggagagaaaaagtctcTCAGGGAAGTGGGACAGTGCCTTTCCCCTCCAATTTCTCAATATGGCACGGTACCCAACTGCCCACAAGGCTCCCCAGGGACTTAATTGCTCGTCttggggtttgtgtgtgtggtctAATTGGAATCAGCCTTGACATCCTGCACCTGGACTGTGTTCCTGTCTCAGACTTTGTGTTAGGATCAAAAGTAATGTAGAGTGATAAAAGTAAGAAGTAAATCAATACAATTAAGGTAATTTCGTtgaagaaatagtttggttagaaaatgcaagccccggcttggcgctcatagctcagtggttagggccccagccacatgcaccagggctggtgggcttgaaccccaCCAGggtctgctgaacaacaatgacaagaataacaacaacaaaaatagctgagtgttgtggcagggacctatagtcccagctcttggtaggttaaggcaagagaatcgcttaagcccaagagtttgaggttgctgtgagttgtgatgccatagcactctactgagggtgacaaaatgagactctgtctcaaagaaaaacaaagaaagaaaatgaaatcccaACAAGAACCATGATGTACAGGTTTAgcctccccccactcccatttattgtatgtaataaaaatggaaggccaggtgcagtggctcacacctgtaatcccagcacttgggaggccgaggcaggtgtattgcctgagctcacaggttcaagaccagcctgagctagagcaagacccccggctctaaaaaatagccaggtattgtgacaggcacctggagtcccagctacttgggaggctgaggcaagaggatcacttgaacccaagcatttgagattgctgtcagctgtgatgccacagcactttaccaagggtgaccaagtgagactctgtcttaaaaaaaaaaaatggagctaaCCTGGAGTGAGAGGCTGTTCCATAGAcctaatgctttcttttttgtgtcctgacttttcattttcccctCATCCTCTCGTCTCTGCCAGTCACTGGGATAGAACTCACATT
This is a stretch of genomic DNA from Nycticebus coucang isolate mNycCou1 chromosome 14, mNycCou1.pri, whole genome shotgun sequence. It encodes these proteins:
- the SAC3D1 gene encoding SAC3 domain-containing protein 1 yields the protein MPSCDLPVGTCPDMCPVAERIQREKERRLHRFEVVPGCCGDWPRADPQRAVKEYCRPAAGKPRPPPSQLRPPSVLLATVRYLASEVAESADASRAEVASFVSDRLRAVRLDLALQGAGDAEAAVVLETALATLLAVVARLGPDAAHGPEDPVLLQTQVQESFGSLRRCYAQSAGPHPRQAAFQGLFLLYNLGSVEALHEVLQLPAPLRTSPPLHTALAVDAAFREGNAARLFRLLRTLPYLPSCAVQCHVGHARRRALARLACALGTPKGQALPLGFMVHLLALDGPSEARDLCQGHGLPLDGEERVVFLRGRYTEEGPPPAGSCNVLVGSKLRGRTLEEVVMVEEEDEGVDRPSSPD